The Vibrio crassostreae genomic interval CTGCACTACACGTTGGACTATCCAGAACTTGCAGAAGACAGCGGCCCAACGATTCTGACGCCAGAAAAGCGCCAATCATAATTATGGGTTAAGCGTGCTTAGCTAATTAGTCGTCAGCGAAAAGTGATTAAACGAAAGGGAGCCGAGTGCTCCCTTTTCTTTTGTCTAATGCTTTCTTTTATCTAATACTTTGGCTGACCTAGCACGCTCGTTGTAAGTTCGCCAGAAAGTGACGATATTCATTCTCGCAACAGCTGTCGCGCCAAAGCAATACCGAGTACCCACACTCAAACTGCAATTTAACAAAGAACTGCGCCCAGATCTTATCCACGGACTTTAGAATATAACGTCGGTCATTCAATCGGATCTCACCATCTTCTTTATAATCAAAACGACCATGAGCACTATTCAAAATCAGATGGTTGGTTTTAAACAGATGGATCAGCAGTGCTAAACAATAAAGGCTAGCGGCAAGTGGAATAGAAGATAGGACGATGAAAAACAAAAGGCACCCGAAAACAGTGCCTTTTGCGAATAATGCGGAATATGAAGGGTTAAGCTGGAGCTTAACGAACCTTGCTGAGGTTGTGTGCGACAATTTTATCAACCATTGATGCATGACCTAGGTTTTCACTGCGTCCGTGTCCCATCACCCAAGTAAACAAATCTGGGTCATCACACTCTAGTAGAGAAACAAACTCGCGCTGTTCCTGCTCTTGCAATGAATCAAAACACTCTTCAAAAAATGGCATGATGACTACATCAAGTTCTAACATGCCGCGACGGCAACCCCATTTAATTCGTGCTTTCTGCTCTGCAGTGTACATTGGCTATCCTCACCTATAATTTTTCTTTCTCGGAGTGTAACAAGTCATACGCTCTGCAACTACTATGTGAGTCACAGTCCCTATCTAAGCTCACAAAAAAACCTAGGCTGACAAAGAAACAGAACCGGATTAACATAGAGCCAAATAAAATTCTTAGGAAAGATAAAATGGATTGGAAAAACACATTTCAGCCACTCGCTCATACACAAAATGAATCGCTTCCAGAACTGATGATGACACACGTGTCAGACTGGAGTGCAATCACCATGATAGGCGATGACAAAAAGTCGTACCTGCAAGGTCAAGTAACGTGCGACGTGGTGACTCTTCCTAATGATGAATCCACATTAGGCGCGCACTGTGATGCAAAAGGAAAAGTATGGAGTATCTTTCGTTTGTTCCACCACAACGGTGGCTACGCACTCATGCAACCTAAATCTGCGATTGAAGTCGAGCTCGTTGAAATCAAAAAGTACGCCGTGTTCTCTAAGGTCGATATCGAGCAAACGTCTGACGTTGTCATCGGTGTGATGGGTGCGTCTGCAAATCAATACATTGATTCGATTTCAGAAAGCCAAGGTAATGTGCGTGCGATTTCTGGCGGTACGGCCGTTTTAGTATCAGACAACCGCTGGGCTCTACTTGTGACAGAAGAAGCTGCAGAAGCTTTAGTCACCAACAGCTCTGCTGAGAAAGTATCAGAAGCACTTTGGCAATATAATGAAATTATTGATGCTCAGCCGAATCTATCGAAAACTGAGCAGGTTAAGCACATCCCTCAAGCGCTTAACCTGCAAGCGATTGGCGGTATCAGCTTTTCAAAAGGCTGTTACACAGGTCAAGAAACGGTTGCTCGTGCTAAGTACCGCGGCATGAACAAGCGTGAGATGCGTATTGTTTCTGGCCCAACTGGGGAAGTGCTAACACTAGAGAACCCTATTGAACTAGAGCGTAGCGTAGGTGAAAACTGGCGTGGCGCAGGCCGACTATTAAACGTATATCAATTTGCTGATAACCAAGCGATTGGTTTAATGGTATTGCCAAACAACCTGGATGACGATGTTCAGCTTCGATTGACTGCGCAGCCTGATCAAGTGTGGAATATCCTGCCACTGCCTTACAGCCTCGAAGACGAGTAACCACGTGGAAACACTGATTACACAATGGCTGGATCAACAGCAGGTGAAGTATCGCCTGCTGATGCAAAGTAAACCCACCACCAGCATCGAAGAAACCGCGCAAGAGCGAGGCATCGACCCATCTCAAATGGTCAAGTGCATCCTGCTCAAGGATATGGGTAATCAGTATGCACTGGCCTGTACTGCTGGCGATCGTTCTGTCGACCCCAAGAAAGTACGCTCGGTGCTGAATTGCCGTCGGATGACTTGCGTGTCGCTCACTGATGTTGAAGCGATCACTGGCTTTAAAGTGGGTTGCGTTGGTCCGCTCGCTCTCAAGAGACACATGCCGATCATTTTTGATCCTTCCATTCAGAACAACTCGACCGTAACCATTAGCTCGGGTGTTCGAATGGCTGGCGTTGCGTTGGATCTCAATGATCTTATGGCGCTATGTGCACCGACCGTCGCAGATATCAGTCGATGATCGTTTCGATCAGATCATGCTTCGCAAACTTCATTTGAATATTTCATTGAGTACATTTTTTGTGTGAACTTCGTCATAAGAAGAACACACCACTAGTAAATAGTTACTCAAAATAAAAGCATAAGTAGTCACAAAGTTAAATTTGCGTTATTGTAAATTTACTGACTAGCTATTAAGCAAATCAGTACAAGTGAATCCACTGAGTAACATCAGTATCCACTTTTGTGTAATGCATCTGTGACTATTCGCCCGTTTTAGACGGGCTTTTTTTTGTCAGAAATTTACAATTTGATTACACAAACAAAAAAATCCCGCCTATTCTTATACTTGTAACATTATCACTGCTTAATACCGAACAGGAAAGTTCACGGCAGTTCACTACTCAGTATTATTTTGGGGAGGAGCTCACGTAAAAATAGATATTTACTGAAGAAAGTGCTTAGAACAGCACAAATATCTAATTAACGTCAACTCTACTGCATATTACTCCATGCTTATCACAATTATTATCTCGGAGTTTTTCTATAATATGCAGGCTAGGTAAATATAAGGATAATAAAAAATGAGACTGTTTAAGCGCTATACACCGAGTATGATAGCTAAACATGTAAGTCGACTTTTCAAAGGACGAATCTACATTTACGGCGTAGGAAAATTTGAGTTTGATAACGGTAAGCTAGTGCTACCAGACCGAGCAGAAAAGCGTCACTTTCAAACAGTGAAAGAAATAAATAGTGAAATCATGAAACTGCGCTGCGCGTACGCATGACCTGATTATCTACAGAATTAAAAACAAAAAGGGTTGGCATTATGCCAACCCTTTTTTCGTATCAATGATGATTCGATAAATCACCAGAACACTATGTCACTATCGATGAGTCACTGGACGCTTAGCTAAATCAGGAAGATTGCCAGATAAACCCAGTGCGCGCTTCATGATCTCATCTTTCGCACCCGGTAATTGACCTGCTAGCTTCATACCGATACCACGAATCAGCTTCTTAGCTGGGTTATCGCCTTCAAACAGGTCTTTAAAGCCCTGCATTGAAGCAATCATTTTCGCCGCCTCTGCTTTTCTCCAGCGCTCGTAGCCGCGAAGATTACGCTTGGTGCCAATGTCCTCACCCGCAACCCATAGCTTTAACAGCTCTTGTGCTAAGCTTGCTGCGTCTAATAGGCCAAGGTTAACGCCCTGCCCCGCTAATGGATGAATGGTATGAGCAGCATCACCAACCAAAGCCACACGCTCTACCGCAAAGTCACGTGCATAACGCATGCGTAGTGGGAATGCAAAACGGTCACCAACCACTTCGCATAATCCAAGCTTTGAGTCGAACTCTGCCGTTAGCTGCTTATTAAAATCAGTATCCGACATGGATACCAACTTCTCGGCACGGTTTGGTTCCGTAGACCAAACAATCGAGCTCATGTGGCTTGGTTGCATTGGTAGGAATGCCAATGGGCCTTGAGGTGTGAATATTTGACGAGCAACGCTGTGGTGCGGCTCTGTGGTTTTGATGTTCGCGACAATCGCACTGTGTCCGTAATCCCAATGTGTTAATGGGATATCTTGCTGCTTACGAACCCAAGAGTTTGCGCCGTCTGCTCCAACAACTAACTTAGCTGTCAGTGCTTGACCATTGTCCAATGTTAACCAAGCTTCACTTTCACCAATCGCCATCGTTTTACACGTTGCGGGCATATACAGGCTGACGTTGTCTTGCTTCTTAACCTGATCAAGCAGCGCTAATTGAATCACACGGTTTTCAACGATATGACCCAAGTTCGGCTGAGCCAAGCGTGTCGAGTCAAACTCAATACGGGCAAAGCTGTCTTGCTCCCACACTTCCATCGCTTGATACGGTGCTGCACGTCTTTGTTCGATACCTTGCCATGCACCTAGGTTGCGAAGAATCACTTCACTAGAACGACTCAACGCGGATACACGTACGTCAGGCAGCTCACTAAGCCCTTCGCTGGGAGCTCTACCTTCAATGACAGCAATTCTTAGGTCACTGTCTTTCAGGGCAGCAGCAAGCGCTAAGCCAACCATGCCACCACCAACAATCGCGATATCAACACTTTGCATCATTATTTATTACCTTATCTTTCTACTAGGCCAAGCGTATGACGCAAAAGTGGACCTTTAAGTGGTGGAAGGTTATCTATTACGGCTAACCCAAGATTACGCCCAATGCGAGCGGTCATAAAATCGTTTGAGAACAGGTGAACTAGGCTTGAAGTCAACATGATCGTTGCGTCTCTATCTTGTTCTCTACGTTTTCTAAAGTTAACAAGACCACGGTAACGACCCACATCATCCAACTGAGTACACAACTCTTCTGCCAAGGAAGCCACGTCTCGGATACCTAGGTTAAAGCCTTGCCCCGCAATGGGGTGAAGCGTTTGAGCAGCATTACCAACAATGGCAAATCGATGAGAGATATTTTGCTGTCGGTGACGAAGAATCAGTGGATAGCTCGCACGCTTGCCGACTTTCTCTAATCGGCCAAGTCGCCAACCAAAATCGCTCTGAAGCTGCTCAAGGAATTCGTCGTCGTTAAAAGCCATAACTTTATCGACTTGCTCCGGCGGTAAACACCAAACCAGAGACAAACGGTTATCACTCATCGGCAATAGAGCGACTGGCCCATGATGGGTAAAACGCTCAAATGCGCGACCTTGATGGGGTTCGCTCGCCACGATATTGGCAATCACAGCAACCTGTTCAAAGTCATGTTCATTCAGTGGGATATTGAGTTGCTGACTACAGGTTGAGATTGCACCGTCAGCCGCAACCAGTAACTTAGTCGTTATGGTTTGCCCACTGTTGAGTTCGATAGTTGTCAGTGACTCACTTCGCTCAACTTTCGCTACCGAGTCCGGACACAACATCGTAATTGCCGCTTCTGATTCCAGCTTCTGCTGATAAATTCGACCAACATCGGCTAACTCGACTACATAGCCAAGTGCATCTACAGCCAGTTCTTCACTATAGATATCCGTCATCCCTGCATGCCCACGATCCGATACATGGATATCTTTAATCGGGGTCGCTACCGGAGCGATAGATTGCCACAAGTGCAGAGAGTCAAGGATCTGTACCGTGCCATAAGACAAAGCGATCGAACGAGAATCAAACCCAGGATGAGCTTGATGATCAACCTGATAAGGCTCAACCACCGCAATCGACAACGAGCCTTGGCTTAGGCGGTTCAGAGCAAGGGCTAACGTCGCCCCCGCCATTGCACCACCAGCAATTACAACATCATATTGAGCCATCATAACCTCAAACCGACAAACGATTAGTGAATGGTTGGCGCCGCATCTTCAGATGGGCGTGCACCAAATTCAGCGTGAATCGTTAATGCACACGCTTTTACGTGCTCAATAACGTGCTCTAGAAGTTGTGCTTGTTCTTCCAGATCATCTTCTTCATCAATGCCTAGCTTTGCCATCTCTTCAAGATCCGCCAACGCTTCTTTCGTGCCTTCAGACGCTTTGTTCAATTGAGCGCCAACAAGACCTAAACCAGAGATGAAATGGTTAATCCAATCAGACACACCGTCAGCCAAGTCAAACAGGCTTGCGCTTGCGTCTTCGTCAGGCAGCAACATAGACAATTCCATGCCTGAACCTGTGATTTCACTGGTCGTTACTTTCAATGTCGCTTCCGCTAGCGTTAACGCGCGATCTGGCCAGCCCATACCTTCGTTGGTGTAATCAAAGATCAGCGGTTGCCAACTCTTATCTGCTAGGCTTAAGCCTCCGCTTAACATACCCGTTAATAAACCATGCATCTCAGCAGGGGTTACGGCTAGACTTGCCGATTGAAGTTCAGTCGCAACCGTTAGGTAATCAGGTAAAGTAGTTTCGCTCATCAGATAGCTCGCTCAGTTATTCTTTATATCGATAGTATAATCGTACCACTTCACCCCAATTCTGGTAAGCATCGATCCCCAGCAATTGAAGGATGACTGACTACCAATTGTTCAATTTGCTGAATTACTGTGTGCTCAAGCTCTCATTTACAAACAGTCACTCTGAAAAGCTTGAATCTTAATAGCGGTTTACCTATAGTTTCTCCCTCAGAGGAGATTGCTTCCTCATCGGTACTTGCACTTTTTCTTTCTCAAAAAATGGCGAAGGGCAACAGCCTTAAAATAGCGCGTTAAAGAGTTCATCCATCATGAGTAATCAAGCGGTAGACGTTGAAATATTAGGAAAACTGACTCGAGTGAATTGTCCACCAGGGCAAGAAGAGTCATTGATTGCAGCGGCGGCCGATCTTGATAATCGATTGAAAGAGATGGCTGAACGTACTAAGGTAACCAATGAAGTGAAGCTGCTAACTATCGCAGCTCTGAATATTTGCTACGAATTACAAACCAAGAAGTTTGAAGCAAATGATGAACAAAACGCACTGACCGAGCGAATGGAACAGCTCACGACATCACTTTCAGATGTCCTCAGTAAAGTTAAGCACGGACAGCAATAGCGTACACAAAATTTACCCTGGAGTGTTTGTCAGAGGATTCACGTCCCCGAGCCGATAAGCAATCCCTAAGGGTTAGTACTTGAGTGCTATTGAGCATGCTCGGTCCGCCGAGAAGCCTACGGTAATCATTGCTGATCCGCCTTGAACTCGCTGGTTCAAGGGCCATCTATTCTCAACGGCACTTTGGGGTATCCCTTCTTATGAAGACGCTCACACGCAGCGAATTTCGCAAACAGATCCGTATCAAACGCAATGCCTTATCTGGCGACCAGCAAACTCAATCCGGTATAGACTTAGTTAAGCAGTGTTCTCAGCTCAATGAGATTCTGTCAGCTCAACATATTGCCCTCTACATCTCTATCGATGGCGAACTCGATACCCAGCCTTTGATCGAATGGTTATGGGCGCAAGGTAAGCAAACTTATTTACCAGTATTACACCCCTTCTCTGCCGGACACCTGT includes:
- the ygfZ gene encoding tRNA-modifying protein YgfZ, yielding MDWKNTFQPLAHTQNESLPELMMTHVSDWSAITMIGDDKKSYLQGQVTCDVVTLPNDESTLGAHCDAKGKVWSIFRLFHHNGGYALMQPKSAIEVELVEIKKYAVFSKVDIEQTSDVVIGVMGASANQYIDSISESQGNVRAISGGTAVLVSDNRWALLVTEEAAEALVTNSSAEKVSEALWQYNEIIDAQPNLSKTEQVKHIPQALNLQAIGGISFSKGCYTGQETVARAKYRGMNKREMRIVSGPTGEVLTLENPIELERSVGENWRGAGRLLNVYQFADNQAIGLMVLPNNLDDDVQLRLTAQPDQVWNILPLPYSLEDE
- a CDS encoding FAD-dependent 2-octaprenylphenol hydroxylase, coding for MMQSVDIAIVGGGMVGLALAAALKDSDLRIAVIEGRAPSEGLSELPDVRVSALSRSSEVILRNLGAWQGIEQRRAAPYQAMEVWEQDSFARIEFDSTRLAQPNLGHIVENRVIQLALLDQVKKQDNVSLYMPATCKTMAIGESEAWLTLDNGQALTAKLVVGADGANSWVRKQQDIPLTHWDYGHSAIVANIKTTEPHHSVARQIFTPQGPLAFLPMQPSHMSSIVWSTEPNRAEKLVSMSDTDFNKQLTAEFDSKLGLCEVVGDRFAFPLRMRYARDFAVERVALVGDAAHTIHPLAGQGVNLGLLDAASLAQELLKLWVAGEDIGTKRNLRGYERWRKAEAAKMIASMQGFKDLFEGDNPAKKLIRGIGMKLAGQLPGAKDEIMKRALGLSGNLPDLAKRPVTHR
- a CDS encoding protein YgfX, producing MHQWLIKLSHTTSARFVKLQLNPSYSALFAKGTVFGCLLFFIVLSSIPLAASLYCLALLIHLFKTNHLILNSAHGRFDYKEDGEIRLNDRRYILKSVDKIWAQFFVKLQFECGYSVLLWRDSCCENEYRHFLANLQRAC
- a CDS encoding DUF1107 domain-containing protein — translated: MRLFKRYTPSMIAKHVSRLFKGRIYIYGVGKFEFDNGKLVLPDRAEKRHFQTVKEINSEIMKLRCAYA
- a CDS encoding aminoacyl-tRNA deacylase, which codes for METLITQWLDQQQVKYRLLMQSKPTTSIEETAQERGIDPSQMVKCILLKDMGNQYALACTAGDRSVDPKKVRSVLNCRRMTCVSLTDVEAITGFKVGCVGPLALKRHMPIIFDPSIQNNSTVTISSGVRMAGVALDLNDLMALCAPTVADISR
- a CDS encoding YecA/YgfB family protein, giving the protein MSETTLPDYLTVATELQSASLAVTPAEMHGLLTGMLSGGLSLADKSWQPLIFDYTNEGMGWPDRALTLAEATLKVTTSEITGSGMELSMLLPDEDASASLFDLADGVSDWINHFISGLGLVGAQLNKASEGTKEALADLEEMAKLGIDEEDDLEEQAQLLEHVIEHVKACALTIHAEFGARPSEDAAPTIH
- the ubiH gene encoding 2-octaprenyl-6-methoxyphenyl hydroxylase produces the protein MAQYDVVIAGGAMAGATLALALNRLSQGSLSIAVVEPYQVDHQAHPGFDSRSIALSYGTVQILDSLHLWQSIAPVATPIKDIHVSDRGHAGMTDIYSEELAVDALGYVVELADVGRIYQQKLESEAAITMLCPDSVAKVERSESLTTIELNSGQTITTKLLVAADGAISTCSQQLNIPLNEHDFEQVAVIANIVASEPHQGRAFERFTHHGPVALLPMSDNRLSLVWCLPPEQVDKVMAFNDDEFLEQLQSDFGWRLGRLEKVGKRASYPLILRHRQQNISHRFAIVGNAAQTLHPIAGQGFNLGIRDVASLAEELCTQLDDVGRYRGLVNFRKRREQDRDATIMLTSSLVHLFSNDFMTARIGRNLGLAVIDNLPPLKGPLLRHTLGLVER
- a CDS encoding FAD assembly factor SdhE, translating into MYTAEQKARIKWGCRRGMLELDVVIMPFFEECFDSLQEQEQREFVSLLECDDPDLFTWVMGHGRSENLGHASMVDKIVAHNLSKVR
- the zapA gene encoding cell division protein ZapA; its protein translation is MSNQAVDVEILGKLTRVNCPPGQEESLIAAAADLDNRLKEMAERTKVTNEVKLLTIAALNICYELQTKKFEANDEQNALTERMEQLTTSLSDVLSKVKHGQQ